The Raphanus sativus cultivar WK10039 chromosome 2, ASM80110v3, whole genome shotgun sequence DNA segment CAACGTAGCGATAAAATCTTTGTTGGTTTCAGGCTCATCAACCATTGTGCTATCATCCAGATCCAGTGGTTTCCAACCAAAACAGTAGCGAAATTTCCTGAAGTCGATTTCATAACCCTAAAAATCAATTTTGGACAAATCAAtcaagaacaaacaaaaatcgtattcactacaaaaaaaaaaagaaaagaaaagaaatcgaAATCACCAACCCCGCCGATCTTATCCAACTCTTGGTCGAACAGTTGCATGTCCTCGTCGGTGCACTCGTCGGAATCAAAATCCTCGGGACGGCCATCATAGCAGGTTGTTTCTTCCTCCGTCTTCTGACGTTTCAGTGAAGGAGGATCGGATCTTTCCATCGCTGGATCGGGAACCATCGAGACAGAGACTATGCGAGAAAACCCTATTTTTCTTCAATATAGCATGCAGCTTATGACTCGTGAGCTAGCACTATCTGATCCAAAACCACGTAAATATCTGAGTCCGGTTCGGGTCAACCAAAATATATCTTAGacatattttaaagtttaatcTGATCTTTAATAAGGTTAGTGTTTTTTTTGGGATTTTtgagttttcaaaaataatttattataatttgtgtGTTAGACACATCtaaatttttatagaaaaaattagTACTAGTCtcgtatttaaaatataatgttaGTCTAAATTTTTATCATTTGAACAAAAGTATCTTCATACATTTTGAAATTGTATTATATGCAAACcagatttaataatatttaaattaaaaataatatgttaaaaacaaaacttatgCTAAATACATTCAAacttttatatactttttgtttagTAAAAgacatattttacattaaaaatacaTGTTTGTCAAATCTGGAATATGCCTCTTATAAtcttataataacaaaaaaacaaatgtagatttttgttttgttggtgATTAAATAAAGAATATTGGAATAATATGTAAATGTCAAGAAtgatttcaataaaaaaaaaagaagtctgAATTTTTTTCTGGCTTAACCCAAACGATTTTATGCCCGAAAGATATGTTGTCCAAAAGATTTTTGTCCAGAAAATAATTGTCGGGTTTATATAACTAAGTGAAATCCAATAATTTATAGACTTCAAAACTTCGAGCCTAATTTACATATCTAAGttaaatttcatattaagtgtatTACacgaaaaaaatattcatataagctttttatattaaaaatacacgAAGATAATTTACATATTCCGACGAGTGCACCTACTAGGACATGCAACTGTTCGATCGACCAAGAGTTGGATAAGATCGGCGGGGGTTATGAAATCGACTTCAAGAAATTTCGATACTGTTATCGTTGGAGAGCATATGATCTGGATGATATCTCATTGCCTTGCGATCCTGAAACCAACAGATATTTTATCGCTAAGCTGGCGAACCTGGTTCTCACCAAGCACAACGAAGAAAGAGTtggaattttttatatttttgtgtctTTTGTTTGTTCTCACCAACATGGTATTTGATTTGTCCTTTTGATGTGGTAGAGAACAAGGCTTGGAGTTGGGCAAGATTTTGATTACCAATTTTCATCCATCTTGTGAGATGACATTTTACATTTCATTCCAAGTCAATGATCCTTCAGATAATCAGACAAACCCTATCGAGCTGTGGTTCGCTACTTTCCTGGAGATATTGAAGTGGTTTCTTGCAATCCCAAAGAAAGTTGTTGAATTCTGTGAGAGATGTTTTGTAGCAAACTTAACCACCAGTCTCCTTTCTGTACCCAAACACATATATCATCTTATctattctatatatatgtgaagcTGCTATTTCAAGGCGAATAAAAGTGTGCAACTTTTTTAATGTATCAGCTTGGTTGCTATCTTTTTCTTTAGATTATTGGTGTTTACGAGTGTATTGCATAACCTAAGATATATAGTATGGATAaattaaatagttatttaatatggaccttcatttttctcatctcaAATAGACTCGTCCAAGTAATTGTCATGGAGAATCCCTAAATGTTTAACATTTTCATGAACAAAAAGACGAGCAAAGTGGTCGAAAGAGTGAAGTTAACCTGAAAGGGATGTGAGTCTGAAGCATTCAATGTCGTGCATAGGTAATTGTGGCACTAGGCCAGTCAGAATAAGCAGGTGCGTCACTAGAAAGCTGATTTAGTGATTGGGTACCGAAAGCAGTCATAGCAGCTGGTAGTTTAGGCGAACCTTGGCATCTGTGGGATTAATTTGATGgatgataatataaaacaaGTAATTACTCCGGTCCGTTATAGAACAAGCATGGCAGTGATTGAAATAAGTAGTAGTGAGATATAAGTGTGCGACACtaaactcttttatttttcagcATTTTTTACTCGTTCTAAAAGTGCTATTTATGATTGCATTTTATTAGGTTTTGTACTTTGtattttttagataaaatcGTAAATAGACCGATCGTTCGGTCGGTGTAGATGGATCGTTTCATCTCTTccacacaaagaaaaacacgcACCAGTTCCAGTTGGGGCCACCGAAATCCCGTAAAGCGGCCACTTATATCTTCTGACGTGTCTGCTTATCAACGTCTCTCACTTAAAGGTGGCTGTGACAGGCCCGTGTGGTCGACATTCAAATGTAACAACGCAAGGTTTTGAAGATGAAGGACACGACGGTCTCTCTCAACCTCTAAATTCTTATTGGCTGTGATATCACCGCCCCAAATCCGGACAACTTCGTTTTGTCATGTATAACATCTCTATGACATAATACCGAATGAATAGTATAGTATATAATTGGGGTTGATTTTGTTGACAAACATAAATAAATGCTCGTAGCCACTTTACTAAAGccgtttattttattttattagctcCACCATTATAAGCTGTTTAGTCATGGATTTTAGTTCTGATGATTGATTGATTATAATAAATGACTGCTTAAAATGTAGTCCAAATATCttctatacaatttttttttaaagaaaggGTACTTTGAGACGTGATTATTTTGTTGAGCTTACATTATGTAATGTGTAATATTACTTCCAGACTATATAAGGTTATATCTTCTATATATCTGGTGTAAATAAACCATATGTACATCTTATACTATATGGATTTACAACTATGGTTTAGGAAAAGTGGATGAGTTGAATGAAAACAATTGTGAGGATAATGAGCCTTATCTTATCCTTTATTTTTTAGCTTTTCCAAAAAGGGAAAGATAATGAGCTTTATAGTGGGAACCATTCACAGTTTCCAAAACATGATTGGATACAGAAAATTTGTAGAACAAAAAAGCTTATGTAGCTTACAAACCCGAACAAAATTTGTAAGTGGATTAGGTATAAATCTGTATTTATCATATAGATTAataatttagaatattattatttaatattctaTTCATATTTTCAACTATTCGATTGATAATCtacttttaaattattgaatCACAAGAGAATCTCAATTTGTATCTGATTGGATTTACCAACAGTCTATTCACCAAATTCAAATTAGTTTAGTTCTAAAAAC contains these protein-coding regions:
- the LOC108841302 gene encoding uncharacterized protein LOC108841302 isoform X2; its protein translation is MVPDPAMERSDPPSLKRQKTEEETTCYDGRPEDFDSDECTDEDMQLFDQELDKIGGGYEIDFRKFRYCFGWKPLDLDDSTMVDEPETNKDFIATLANLALTKHNAERVREQAWNWARF
- the LOC108841302 gene encoding uncharacterized protein LOC108841302 isoform X1, producing MVPDPAMERSDPPSLKRQKTEEETTCYDGRPEDFDSDECTDEDMQLFDQELDKIGGGYEIDFRKFRYCFGWKPLDLDDSTMVDEPETNKDFIATLANLALTKHNAERGTSLELGKILIANFHLSCGFSFYISFQVNDPSDGNQTKPYRAVVRYFPGDIEVVSCNPKGT